One window from the genome of Magnolia sinica isolate HGM2019 chromosome 4, MsV1, whole genome shotgun sequence encodes:
- the LOC131244061 gene encoding FCS-Like Zinc finger 1-like has translation MASSFLGTTTTSKNKRQAFLDDNDLTSVLDTEAGFFRKNAFFSTPSGRNGNISSNNFMAFSPRSLPMSSSSSLKPTNIFYDAHCEEPHHFLHACHLCKKPIGEDKDIFMYRLEFSFFLFWK, from the coding sequence ATGGCTTCCAGCTTTCTTGGCACCACCACCACTAGCAAAAACAAAAGGCAGGCTTTTCTCGACGACAACGACCTCACTTCCGTTTTGGACACGGAAGCTGGCTTCTTTAGGAAAAACGCATTCTTTTCCACCCCTTCAGGGAGAAACGGTAACATCAGCAGCAACAACTTCATGGCCTTTTCTCCTCGCTCTCTTcccatgtcttcttcttcttctttgaagccTACTAATATCTTTTACGACGCCCATTGCGAAGAACCCCACCATTTTCTCCACGCTTGCCATCTATGCAAGAAACCCATCGGAGAAGACAAAGACATCTTCATGTATAGGTTAGAATTCTCGTTTTTTCTCTTCTGGAAATGA